The Brassica napus cultivar Da-Ae chromosome C1, Da-Ae, whole genome shotgun sequence DNA segment atctcattattgtcAGGAACTTCATTACCTTGATTCTTAGCGTCCCAAGTATCTTTTGGTGGTACATGAGTTTCCTTTTCCATGTCTAGAGTTTCCACTTTGTCGGATTTCTTTGCACTCTTTCTTTTCCGAACTTCTTTGTCTTTGGAACCtactggtctaccacgtttcaattGTGGTTTAGACGTAGTAGCAGCCTGATTATGTCCATCACGGACATCAAGtcttattggtgcatttgcagctggtatgtatgacttggttactctatttgggtcagcaaaggaatctggcaatctgttagctagctcttgaagatgtataatcttccggacttctagatcacaatctctagtccgaggatcctGCCAtgttaaggatgtttgattccattttATATCCTGTACCAGCTTACCATAATCTCCCCCTAATGCTGGATACTgggattcatcaaaatgacaatccgcgaacctggccttaaacaaatcacctgtTGTTGGCTCTAGGTACTTAATAATAGAAGGGGAATCGTATCCAACATATACTCCCATCCTCctctgaggtcccatctttgttctctgtggtggtgctaTAGGCACTTGGACGGCACATCCAAAAACTCTTAGATGGGATatatctggctcatgacccgttaGTAGTTGGGATGGCGAGTATTtgtgctcactagatggcctgatgcgaattagCTCAGCTGCATGTAGTACtgcatgtccccaagctgatactgggAGTTTGGTATTCATTAAGAGTGGCCGGGCAATCAGCTGGATCCGTTTTATAAAGGATTCAGCCAGGCCATTCTGAGTATGGACATGTGCTACAGAAtgctccacacttacccccatggacatacaatagtcattaaaagcttgggaagtgaattcacttgcattgtctagacgtatagtctttaatggaaaatctggaaaatgtgctctcagtcttattatctgagcCAGCAATCTTGCAAGTGCTAGATTACGAGTTGATAGgagacaaacatgtgaccatcttgtggatgcatcaatcaggaccataaaatatctaaatgtcccacagggtgggtgtattggtccacaaatatcaacTTGTATTCTTTCTAGGAAATTTGTCACTTCCTTATTCACTTTGGTACGTGATGGCTTAGTAATTAGTTTCCCTTGTGAGCATGCTTCACATGTGATATTCTTAGGgataactctttttgttttcaaactgtgaccatttgaatttgatatgagttttcgcatcatgttcgaACCGGGGTGTCCCAGCCGATTGTGCCAAAGAGTGAACTCTTCTTTGAATTCTTTATTCAAGACGGCATTAGCCTCAACAAGACTGGTCTGGGCATAATAAAGACCAGTCCCACACGCAGGTATAGTCTCAAAGACTTTCTTATTGCCTTGGGtgattttataaatctgtaGGAATTCTTTACTTCCTTCACCCATTGTTTCGATGTGGAAACCATTCAGTCttatgtctttaaagctcaatagaCTTCTGTTTGAGCTAGGTGAGTACAAAGCATCTTCAATCTCAAGATGTGTACCTTTTGGCAATAAGATATTGGCGTGGCCATAGCCTTCAATTAAGCTAGCCGTGCCAGCTATAGTGGTGATGTTAGCTACCTTATGTGTGAGATGTATGAAAAATCGTTTGTCTctcaaaatggtgtggctggtGCCACTGTCCACCACGATTGTATCCATTCCACTTTTCATTCTTCAAAAACAATAATCATAAAGTTaatgaacaataataaaattttcagagaTGGTATCTTTAATGATCTAATTCTTAGGCAtatgagaaatgaaaaaaattttattcattCATAAGGATAAAGTTAAATCCAAAGCCAAACACTGATAAACAATCTTAAAGAACACCAAATCCAGgggaaaacaataaaaaaacgaTATGGAATTTTAATTCCTTATTTCAGTATGTCTGAAGTTTCAAACTCCATGTGATCAACTTTGTCTGACTCGTGCTGGTGATCCTGGACGTCTTccaagtcatcatcatcatcaccatcatatCCCGGGTCTCGAACCATGTTAGCTTCCGGGTTTCTTTTTAAGCTCTCCATGTAAAGCTCACACAAATGCTTAGGAGTTCGGCAATTCTTTGCCCAATGATTACCCATACCACATCTGTGGCATCGATCAGCTTTGATCTGTGGTTTAAAAGACACACTACGGCCTCGGCCACGACCACGGCTAAAGCCGGGTGTGGTACCGCGACCACGTCCTCGCCCGTGTGCTTTAAAAGAACCACGACCTCGTCCTTGACTTCTTCCACGGTTTGGACCGGGATGGTCATTGTGTTGGACAAGGTTACTCTCTTTCTTTGGCTCTATAGCCAGCTTAGAGATGTCAGGTAATGGAGCTGTACCaggaggtctcatctcactgtttcaGCCAACAAGAGACATTCTATCAACTCAGTATATGTGGTGAAATTCCTCTCTCTGTACTGCTGTTGCAATACCATGTTGGTTTGAGGAAACGTGGAGAGAGTTTTATTAAGCATCTCTTCCTCGGTTACTTTTTCACCACATAACCTTAACAAGGACACAATTCTGAACAGGACTGAGTTGTACACAATTCTGAACAGGACTGAGTTGTACTCGTCTACTGATTTGTAGTCCAAGAACCTTATGTGTTTCCAATCATATtgagcctttggaagcaacaccgttttctggtggtcATATCTTCGCTGTAAAGCGATCCAAAGGTCATATGGATTTTCCATGGTCATGTACTGAGTTTTCAAGTTCTCTTGGAGATGGTCGCGTATCATGTAGATAGCTCTATACTTGTCTTTGTCACTGGAATTGTTGTCTTTGGTGATTGTGTCACCAAGATCTTTTGATCGCAGCATGATCTTTGCATCAACCGCCTATTCCAGGTAGTTGTCACCATTGCTTTTCAAAGCACTGAAATCAAGATTCGCAATCTTTGACatctgaaaaatatttgtagtttatccccattagtaagaaaataatcgGATCATTCACATACTCTTTCAGTCGGATACAAGCAATGCAagtaaataacaatatttttttttcaatgatcCAAACGATTTCATGTAtatgcaggaaggtaaagttaaacctatacatCTAGGATAAAGTTAAATCCATTGCATGAAATCTGATCAGTTTTATCAATTTTCGACATGAAAGTAAACTAATCAGTATGAATGATCTATCCTAATCAGATGATTTCATGTGAtatgcaggaaggtaaagttaaacctatacaaaatcgagataaagttaaatccatgcatgaaatcagattagtatacattttcaaaaaaaaatgcaatcatttcttacttttatttgttttcgatatttatcagattaaatataatgatttgataatgCTAGTATATCAGTAATAATccgaaatttatttattttcagataaatacTAGCAATTTCTATTCCTAGtaggattaggaaaaaaaaaataaatcgatatttttctgataaatgctgaaaatccttttttttttaagataaaaaaataaggtttttaaaaaaaataggaaaatcaaattaaaatatataatatattgttttcagtcggatttatcaaaaaaaatcggatttatctttaaaatttcagatttatctataagaaaaaaaaatcggatttatcttaaaaatatttaaaaaaattctttcaaatttgaGACAGGTTCTAGTCGATTTCAACATATCAGAGAAAGACTTTAAACATTCAAGAACAAGTTTCTAATGCTAGCAAACAATCAGATTAAGTTGATGCAGCAGTCGGATATGTAAAAAAATTGGTGTAATTGTCAACCTAAAAGGTTCTAGCAATTAACTCACATCaggttgattaaaaaaaatcaaacaagcttaAACAGGGTGAAACAAGACGAGATTTAAGCTTTGAaaatagattagggttttagattttattctgCAAAGACATACGGCTAGATGTAGCTGTATGTATGCGGCTGAGGGTTTAAAtcctttttggttttgttttgagttttctgaAGATACCTGAACCTTTTGTGATGAGTTGAACGGTCTGTGAGGAGAGAGAGCTGCTGCTGGTTGCTGACAGAGAGAAAAGGAGGCGACTGGAAGAGCTTTAGGAGTCGCCGGAAAATAGCAAGAGAtcgtttggtttttgatttatgGGTGGTCGATTTTTGGAAGGGTTTAGAGACAaggtcgtgctgataacgtgttgtgaatgaagaggggaacttgtgtgtattattaggtcgaccaactggtctttatatacatatggtaatgacggtctaagtactggatcgacatgagatcgtacttatccttaactagataatgactagcaatacgtaagataaacaccaactataatgtatataaacacaagagtagataggcgccagtatgatcatgcggatgggcttggcccgtcttgctacacgggctgataaatgggtcgatcactaaatggtttataacatTATCTAAGTTTTGTACATGTACACATTTTTCCGTCCACATCGTATATAaccatgtatttttt contains these protein-coding regions:
- the LOC106373853 gene encoding uncharacterized protein LOC106373853; the protein is MLRSKDLGDTITKDNNSSDKDKYRAIYMIRDHLQENLKTQYMTMENPYDLWIALQRRYDHQKTVLLPKAQYDWKHIRFLDYKSVDEYNSVLFRIVYNSVLFRIVSLLSEMRPPGTAPLPDISKLAIEPKKESNLVQHNDHPGPNRGRSQGRGRGSFKAHGRGRGRGTTPGFSRGRGRGRSVSFKPQIKADRCHRCGMGNHWAKNCRTPKHLCELYMESLKRNPEANMVRDPGYDGDDDDDLEDVQDHQHESDKVDHMEFETSDILK